The segment GCAGAGGTGGCACGTATCGCAAAAAAATACAACATCCCGGTCATCGCGCTGACAGGGACGATTGGAAAAGGCGCTAAACGCAACTGTCTAATTGGCATCGATGCCTACATAAGCATCATCCCAAAACCGACGTCCTTGGAGCATGCAATAAAAAAAGCGCCAAAATGGATTGCGGAAAGTACAGAAATGGTGTTAAGACAGATTTTTGTTGGGGTAACCATCGCCCAAAAACAAAGTTATTATCAAAAGGAACGTGACTTGGTATGAGTACTCGTACCGAAAAACATGATAAAAAAAACTGGATCATCAATTATTTCTTACAAATGGATAGGAAAATAAAAGTCTTATCGAGCCTCCACTTATTCTTTTTCATACTAATAATGGCGACAGGAGGAGCATTGAGTTATCAAGGGAAAGTCGCATTATTTTCCTTCCTTTCCGCCATGGCTTTATGGATCTTAACATCTCTTCCTGCGGGATATGTGGCAATAGGACTTATCTTCTTCATGATTGTGATGCGTGCACAACCGTCAGAGGTGCTTTACCACTCGCTATCGGAAGAAGTGGTCTGGCTCATGATCGGCGCATTTATCATTGGGGAAGCATTCAGAAAATCGGGTCTTGCTGACAGGCTCTCGTCATTTGTCCTTCAAAGGTCATCAAATGTGTCTTCGGCATTGGACGGGGTGAGCACCATCTTGATGCTCACGGCCTTCTTTATCCCTTCCACATCAGGAAGGGCAGCCTTGGCAAAGCCTTTTATTGGAAAATTCGGGGAGCGGCTGTCAGTCAAAGAGCAAAGCCTCTTATCACTCCTAGTACCAGTCATTATATTAATGAGTACATCGGCAACATTGATCGGCGCGGGCTCCCACATAATCGGAGTCAGCCTCTTGGAAAGCACAGTGGGAGAAGGAATCTCCTTCATTCAATGGTTTATTTGGGGAATGCCTTTTGCCATTGCCATTTCAGCGCTCTCTCTTTACGTCATAAAATGGAAGATGTGGCCAAAAGAGGAGGAGATGGATCCAAAAGTAGGGTTTGACGCAGATAGAAGCTCACAGTTACAAGCCGAACAGCCACCATTTGGCAAAAAAGAAAAGCAGACGATCCTATACGTCCTATTATTGATTATCGGTTGGGTCACAGAAAGTGTGCATCCCTTTGATATAGCATTCATTACCATGGTAGGGGCTTTCTTTTTCATGATGCCAACGTATGGAGTCATCAGCTGGAAGGAAGGTATACAGTCAGTGTCGTGGAATCTAATATTATTCGTTGCAGCAGCTACTGCGCTGGGAAAAGCCTTGGTGGGTACGGGAGTTGTCAACTGGGCACAAGAGCATATGCTATCCTTTCTCGGTGTCTTTGAATCGGCGCCGGAGTGGTTACTGGTTCTGGCCGTCCTGATCGTTTCGGTCACCAGTCACCTATATATCACATCCCATACCACCCGTGCCGTCGTCATTATACCTGGCATCATCTTGTTCAGCCAAACAGTCGGTATCGACCCGGTCGCAATGGTATTTATCAGTCTGATCGGCATAAACTACTGCGTCACCTTTCCAGTAAGCTCCAAAGCATTGCTCCTATTTTATGAAGAAGGTAAAACCAGCTTTGAAGCCAAGCACCTTCTCAAAGCCAGCAGCATCCTCATGCCGCTCTATATTGCCGTCGTCATGCTGTTTTACTTTACCTACTGGCAGTGGACGGGGATGTAAGGGAATCAGGGGACAGGCAGAGCGAGCCGTTTAGTAAAGTAAGCAATGTACTTATCAGGAAAATGCAGGTAATCTTTATTGGTACCTGCATTTTCTCATTCTAGCCATATCTAGAGATATTGTAGGAAAATAAAATTTAAACAAATGTTGGTTTAAGTTGAAAATTAGCACCGCAGGATAAATCACAAAATCCATTCGCCAAACCTCAACCATTTTCGCGTTTTATATCAAAATAATTTTCACCTAGTAACCGGAGCAAGCCTCACAAAAACTGGGTCGGCGCTCCTGTCCCCTTGAACTAAATTATTTTTTGCTTTGTAGGTTTTGAGAGAAGCGGATGGTTGGCAGAACGTGGTAGAATTATTTGAAGGGTTGTTTAAAAGGAAGAGTTTTCCTAATATAAGGAGGGAATGGAATGTTTACTTCAGTAAATGATTTTCTAAATGAGTGGAAACAAGAAGCAGCTGTTACCCAAAAATTGTTGGATGTGCTGACAGATGAATCGTTGAATCAGGAAGTTTCCCCAGGATTATACAGTGTTGGAAGCCTTGCTTGGCATATTACAGGATCCGCTTACTACTTTCCTGCTCAAGTTGGTATAAAATTTGAGGTTCCTGATCTTCAAAAAGAGACCCCAAAATCAGCTGCTGAAATCAGCGAGACCTACAAAACAATAAGTCAGCGCTTTACACAAGCATTTTCTGAACAAATTACAGATGAAACGATGAATAAAATGGTGAATTTATTTGGTGGAGACATGCCACTTCAGGCTGTTTTTCGTCTGCTGATTCAACATCAGGCACATCATCGTGGTCAATTGACTGTCCTTATGAGACAGGCAGACTTGAAAGTTCCTGGAGTTTATGGTCCTAGTAAAGAAGAATGGGAAGCAATGAATGCTCAAAAGAGCTGATATCGTCATGATGCAAAAAGCCGGCCTACGCCGGTTTTTTGTATTGGCTGTAATCTTAAACAATGAATAAGGATAATGAGGTGAATAAAATGAAGGTTATTGGTCTTATTGGTGGAATGAGTTGGGAATCTTCTGTTGAGTATTATCGGATTATCAATCAAGAGGTTAAAAGAAGAATGGGGGGATTACATTCGGCGAAATGTCTATTATACAGTGTCGATTTTCAAGAAATTGAACGTTACCAATCAGAAGGCGCATGGGAAAAGGCTGGTGAAGTGTTAGGTGATGCAGCGAGTTCTTTAGAAATGGGAGGAGCGGACTTTATTGTCATTTGTACGAATACGATGCATAAAGTTGTAAATGACATCCAATCGAAAATAACTATTCCCCTATTGCATATCGCAGATGCAACCGCAGCCCAAATTAAAGAGAAGGGAATTAATTCGGTTGGATTACTAGGCACAAGGTACACAATGGAGCAAGACTTTTATAAATCACGTTTGGAGATGAACGGAATAAAAGTCATTGTACCAAATGAGGAAGAAAGAGTGATAATAAACAAAGTCATTTATGAAGAGTTATGTTTGGGTAAAATTCAACAAAAATCTAGGGATTACTATAAAAAAGTAATCCAAGGCTTAATTGAATCTGGAGCCAATGGGATTATCTTAGGCTGTACAGAAATTGGATTATTGGTAAAACCGGAGGATTCAGATGTTCCTCTATTTGACACGGCCTACATCCATGCTTTTGAAGCGGTGAATATGTCATTAGAATGAAAAATAGTTTTATGTGTTAAAAAATAAAACCTATATTAATGAAAACTTTCGGAACTGGTTTAATGATAAATAGGAGATGGAAAGATGAAAAAAATGACGTTATGGGGAAGAGATGAACAGGACGATAGATTGGTTTTAGAAGTCATAAGAGGAGAGAAAACAGCAACATGTACACCGAAAGTGTGGTATTATGATTCGCCAGAAGAACCACCTACGGAAGTAGGGGATCTCGTAGCGGTATATGATCAACAGGGGAAAAACAGGTGTACGATTTTGATTACGGAAAATTATGAAATTCCTTTCGGGGATGTAGACGAGAGAATTGCAAAAGCAGAAAACGCAATTTCAGTAGAGGAGTTCCGCAAAGACCACCTCGTTAGCTGGGAAGAAGCGTTACGACAAGAGGGTATTGAATTAAATGATCATACAATCATCGTAGTAGAGCATTTTGAGTTAGTGGAAATAGTCACCTGATAAAAAGTCGGAGGACAGGCACCATGACCCGTCTGTAAAAAAAGGTGCCCTCCCTTCCTCAGCTAGTAATCACTCGCCTCCCGAAACCGAACGAAACGACGACTCCTTTCCGTTATGAAATAGCTTAACTGTATCATACTCTCTGTTGAGGTTTACTCTATAAATGGGGCCATGTTCCGATGAAGAACCGGAGAGGTCAGTTGTTTCTTCACTCTTATATATTATGTTTAAAACATCCTTCTCGATCTCAACATCGAATTCAGTAAAGATTTCGGCTTTCTCACCCTGTACAACATTGGAGGAATTCAAGTATACAAACATAGAGTTATTCTCTTTATCAAAATAAAGATGAACGCCATTATCCGCTTCTACACTTTGAAAATATGATTGTACCTCCTTGCTTAAATCCCCTTGTGATACATTTAAATAGTTCACTGAGGTAGCTGTGTAACTACATCCACTTAATACTGCTACTACGATACCAAACAATAAAAGCCATATTCTTCTCATCCTGAATCCCCCTGTGTCTTTAACATTGCCCACGAAAACTATCATTTCACTTTATACATTTTACCATGAAATCCCATAAATTAACATCACTAAAAATCTCGCCTTTTCCCACTCTTTACGCGCTGCACTGCGCACACTCAGGTTACTGCATTGCATTTTCAACAAGGAATCAAGCTTTATTTTGTAACGTTTGTATTTCTTTTCGATAGGAAAACGCAATCGTAGGTAGCATCGTGTTTGGTATTTTAGGAGGATGGTGCTTGTCAAAACACTTCGGCCAAGTGTACCCCTGCCAAACTATAAAAATAAAAAGCAAGACCATCCTTTTTAGTGGTCTTGCTGTCAGTCTTCATTTTTAAAATTTGTCTCTATAAATTCATTTTTTCGAGCTTTTAGCTTTTCCAAACTGTTTGATAAATGGTTATACATTGCTGCTTCTGCACTTTTTGCATCTCTAAGGGAAATGGCCTTCAGAATAGATTGGTGTTCTTCATAGACTTGCTTTTTCTTTCCCTTAATTTTCGTGTTGATGGTAAGAGAAGCTCTTAATGCACGATAATAGGTATCAGATAGGTTCTCCTGCAACGTTATGAGCACTTGATTTTTAGTAGAATAAATAATGGACTGATGGAAGAGGAAGTCTGCTTGGTCATTAATTTTTTCTGGATTATTCAATTCTTTAAAGAGTATTTCCTGAGCTTGATACAGTTTGTTCAGATCTTCATCATCGTGTCTTTCGGCAGCAAGTGATGCGGCTTTTGTTTCCAGAATAATTCTGGTTTCCAACAGCTCCATTATCTGTGTGTACGAAATGACCTCGATTAAAGGTTGATTGAGGAGCCTTTCGAGCGGCAAAGGTCTGACCCAACTTCCCCCCCCATGGATAGATTCTATGATGCCGTGGGAAGATAGGGC is part of the Sutcliffiella sp. FSL R7-0096 genome and harbors:
- a CDS encoding SLC13 family permease, with the protein product MSTRTEKHDKKNWIINYFLQMDRKIKVLSSLHLFFFILIMATGGALSYQGKVALFSFLSAMALWILTSLPAGYVAIGLIFFMIVMRAQPSEVLYHSLSEEVVWLMIGAFIIGEAFRKSGLADRLSSFVLQRSSNVSSALDGVSTILMLTAFFIPSTSGRAALAKPFIGKFGERLSVKEQSLLSLLVPVIILMSTSATLIGAGSHIIGVSLLESTVGEGISFIQWFIWGMPFAIAISALSLYVIKWKMWPKEEEMDPKVGFDADRSSQLQAEQPPFGKKEKQTILYVLLLIIGWVTESVHPFDIAFITMVGAFFFMMPTYGVISWKEGIQSVSWNLILFVAAATALGKALVGTGVVNWAQEHMLSFLGVFESAPEWLLVLAVLIVSVTSHLYITSHTTRAVVIIPGIILFSQTVGIDPVAMVFISLIGINYCVTFPVSSKALLLFYEEGKTSFEAKHLLKASSILMPLYIAVVMLFYFTYWQWTGM
- a CDS encoding DinB family protein; this translates as MFTSVNDFLNEWKQEAAVTQKLLDVLTDESLNQEVSPGLYSVGSLAWHITGSAYYFPAQVGIKFEVPDLQKETPKSAAEISETYKTISQRFTQAFSEQITDETMNKMVNLFGGDMPLQAVFRLLIQHQAHHRGQLTVLMRQADLKVPGVYGPSKEEWEAMNAQKS
- a CDS encoding aspartate/glutamate racemase family protein, translated to MKVIGLIGGMSWESSVEYYRIINQEVKRRMGGLHSAKCLLYSVDFQEIERYQSEGAWEKAGEVLGDAASSLEMGGADFIVICTNTMHKVVNDIQSKITIPLLHIADATAAQIKEKGINSVGLLGTRYTMEQDFYKSRLEMNGIKVIVPNEEERVIINKVIYEELCLGKIQQKSRDYYKKVIQGLIESGANGIILGCTEIGLLVKPEDSDVPLFDTAYIHAFEAVNMSLE
- a CDS encoding ASCH domain-containing protein is translated as MKKMTLWGRDEQDDRLVLEVIRGEKTATCTPKVWYYDSPEEPPTEVGDLVAVYDQQGKNRCTILITENYEIPFGDVDERIAKAENAISVEEFRKDHLVSWEEALRQEGIELNDHTIIVVEHFELVEIVT
- a CDS encoding FadR/GntR family transcriptional regulator, whose protein sequence is MIVRKRVSHQIMDEIKNRIKSGEFPVNTKLPSENELAKMFNVSRVPIREALSALSSHGIIESIHGGGSWVRPLPLERLLNQPLIEVISYTQIMELLETRIILETKAASLAAERHDDEDLNKLYQAQEILFKELNNPEKINDQADFLFHQSIIYSTKNQVLITLQENLSDTYYRALRASLTINTKIKGKKKQVYEEHQSILKAISLRDAKSAEAAMYNHLSNSLEKLKARKNEFIETNFKNED